The uncultured Methanobrevibacter sp. nucleotide sequence CATAGCTGCTTTTACGGTTTCTTCATCTACACCGTCAATAACGATTTCAAATACACCGTCAGCATCTTCTCTGATATCTGAGTCCACTTTATCTTTTAATGTTACACACATTTTTTCGTTAGTGGATGCTGGTAAGAATGCATATTTGTTGGATCCGACTTTAGAACCGGATGCAACCATACCTCCAGGGAACGGAGTGACAGTTCCTGGAACATTTTGAATTGCAGCTGCAGCTAATTGTGCAGCTTTAACACCAGTCATTTGGTCTTTAGCTAAAATGAAGAAGTTTCCTCCAGCTACACCTTCTTTGAAACCGAATGCAGTTTCAACTAAGAAGTCACCGGACATGATTGGGATTGAGTGGATTGTTCTTCCGTCAATTTCTAAATCGGATTCGAATCCGTCACCGAAGAATTTTAACTTGTTACCAGTTTTTAAAACATCTTCAGATTCGAGAAGGTTGAATGCAGCTGCGGTAGGAGCAGTTAAAACACACATACCGATTCTTTCCATTAATTCATTGTCGAGTGCTTTTTTACTAGCGTGACAAATCATAATTGCATAACCAGGTCTTCCATCTGGAGTTTCTTCAGCTGGTACAAAACAGTCAATACCTGCTTCAGCAGGACATCCAATAACAGAAGTTCCGTAACCGGTTGCTTCAGTTGCTGCAATTTTTGCTAATTCTTGAGTTGCTGCAGTAACTAAAATTCTAGTAACTTTAATTCCAAAACCTTCTGCATAAGTATTTTTAATTTCTACGCCATTAATTTCCATGATTTCACCAAAATTAATAAAATGCAAAAAAATTATTTTTTTGCTATGTTAAAATTTATGATAATAAATTAAAATAAAGTTTTCTATTTAATTTAACAAAGAAAATTTGCAACAAAAATTATTTTTTAATTTCACTTAAAATTTTAAGCAATTCCTTTTTATCGGAGAATTCGAATTTCAAAGTCCTGTTGAAACTCACATTTTCACCCATTCCAAAGAAAAGATAATGCACAATAGGATTTAATGTGGAATAAAATCTGGTGCCTTTCAGATTTTTTTGTTTTAAATAAAAACCAACATCAAAAAAGTCAGAACTCTTCAATAACTTATATAAGCTTAAATTTGTACCTATATTTTCATGTGAAGCAATTGATTTTAAAATAATATAAATTCGTGAATTAAAACCACCGAATAATTTATTAAAGAAAGATAAATTTGAATAATACTCAATTGAAAGGTCTTTTTCATCCAGACGTCTTGTCAAATACCTGTTATGTTTTTTTACTTTAGAAAATTGAGCTTTAAAACTGTTTTCCCCATACAATTTCTTCTCGTCAAAACGCCTGTTAACATAATCAATTGAATCCTTTTTGTCCATATGCTGGTGATTGTCGATTGGCCTGATTACAAGCTTAATTTTATTTTCATTGTTTTCAAGCTTGAATATCTCATATAAATCTCCAATGAACTGAAGATATTGTGTATCTATATCATAAGGACGGCAGCTAATAAAAATCTGTGCATCGGGAACATAATTTTCCTTTTTCATCAGCCCCATAAATGAAAACTTATAGCTGACCTTTTCGAGTTCCTCATCGGAATAATCGCTGTAAAGTTTTCCTATGACCTTGCTTGTAAAATGGCCGAAATTCATCAGATACAGTTGCGGAAGATCTGCTAAAACCATTGAACCTTTTACCATAGTTCCAAGCATTAATGAAGTAAATCCTCCCATACTGCTTCCATAAAACAAGATTTTATCATTGGTAAAATTGAAATAAGAAGCAATCTGTAAAATCATTTCACTGATATTTCTCAAAAAATAATCATCATATGTTCCAACACTCCAGCCTCCCTGAAGGTCTTTTGTATAATCATCATCAACATCAACATAACGTGTCGGATCATTGAATAATATTGTAGATTGTCTGAATTTCCAGCTTAAGCGGTGAAAAAGAGGTTTTTTGTGAAATCTTTCCAAATCATCAACTTTAAGAACACTTGAACTGAGACATAAAAGTTCATCAACATCTTTTTTAATATTTAACAGAAATTCGTATTTTGTATCATTATAATAAATGATAAGACCGGTTTTTATATTATACTCAATTTGTCCCAAAGCTTCATTTAAATTATCGTAATCTGTTTCGATAACCTTTTCACAAATATCCTTCATTAATAATACCTCAAAAACAAAATAAAATCAGATATGCGTTAATCATTTTCCAATTCTTCTTTAAGTGATTCTTCGATTTGCTCATCTGAAGAACCAAATGATATATTGTCAAGTACTGATGAACCGTAATACGGTAAAATAACCATACCCAATATTGTAGTCATCCAGAATGAAATTAATCTTTCAATAATGGTTGCTGCAGCACTGATTGATGCGGTAATTCCGGCAGCTGAGTAAAAAGCAATCATTATTCCGTCTACAGCACCAAGTCCTCCAGGAAGCAAAGGAATCATACCTGCAAGACATGCTAAAATAAAGACTTCACCAATAACAACCGGACTGACACTGGCTCCAAATGCCAAAAATACAAAATAGACTCTTAAAATCTCAAAAATCCAAATTACAAAGGATAATGGCATTGCATAATATAAAGATTTTTTATCTGAGATTACAAGCTTCATGGTATCCTGGAAACCGGATATTGCAGAATGAATCTTATTTTCCAGATCTTCAGAATTTTTCTTGTAGAATCTTCTAACCAAACCGATAATCCAGCCGTCAACCCTTTTTCCAAAACCCGGATTAACACACATGTAAATCAGTATAATCAAAACTGCTACAATTGCAATGACTGCTATAATCATTAAAATAAGCAACCATGCATCAAAATCAAAAGAAATTGTCATTCCAATAATTGTCAGAACAGCCAGCACAACAAACGGGAACGTATCCAAAGCTCTGTCCGCAACAACAGTTGCAAATGTCTCTTCCATAGGATAGTCTTCTTCACGAGCCAATATATATGCTCTTACAGGTTCTCCACCACCCCTTCCGGAAGGAGTAATATTATTTACAGCCAAACCTACTAAAACCATTGGAATTAACTTTTTTATACCTGTATTGATATCAACTAAATTATTAAGTATTTTCCAACGCAGAGTGTATAGGAAATATGTAAATACCTGCATTGCTATAGCTATAATGATATATTCTGTTTTGGCAACCTTTAAAGCATCGATTACCTTGTCTATTCCAACAAGCCATAACATTACAATAAGAATAAGAATACTTACTCCCATGAAAAAAACTGTTTTTTTATCCATAGTGAATATTAATTTTATTTTTCATACTTATAAATTTATATAGAAATTTTTATTAATATTAAGAGTGATGAGGTATATTACTAAAACAGATTTATTAATAGTGGCGAAAAACTCCGGTTATCTGATGATAGGAATTGGAGCAATGTGTTTGGTACCGCTAATTTTTGATTTAGTATACTTCGAATTTGACATATTGAGTTTTGTCATACCATGTGTAATTTCCGTGCTTTTGGGATATGGTCTTTTAAAATATCTTGAAGATAAAACCAAAAAAAGCATACAACTGAAGCACGGTATGATGATTTCGTCATTTGCATGGCTATGGGCAAGTATCATAGGAGGGCTTGTTTATATGCTTGCAACACATATGCCTCCGTTAGATGCTGTTTTTGAAAGCATGTCCGCACTAAGCGGAACTGGAATAACCATGTTTAATGATGTTGAAATATTACCTCACAGCATCCTATTTTTTAGAGCTTTAGAACAATGGGTTGGAGGATTGGGAGTAGTTGTTATGGTCATCAGTGTCCTGACAAAACCCGGATCTGTTTCATCCAAACTATATTACTCAGAAGCGCGGGACGAGCGTATTAAACCAAGTGTGAAAGCAACTCTTGAAAAAACAATAGAAATTTATTCAATTTATACCCTAGCAGGAATAATATTGTACATTCTTGCGGGAATGCCTGTTTTTGATTCCATCTGTAACTCATTTCATATTATTTCAACCGGAGGAATGGGTATTAAAAATGCCAATATGGGATATTATCATAATGATTTGATTTATCTTATTTCAATTGTTTTAATGATTTTAGGAGCTACAAGCTTTTTAGTCCATTATAAAGTTATAAAAACTAGGGGAAAATCATTAGTTAATGATTTGCAGTTTAAAATAATAATTTCAGTTATTGCCGTAGTAACAGTAATCCTTTACTTTGTCTCAAATATTGTTCCGATAGAACTTTTATTTACTGTCGTATCAGCAATGACAACAACAGGAGCGAGTGTTGCAAGTTCAACTACAATGGCAGGATGGCCATCATTCGTGATAATCTGTCTGATGTGTCTGATGCTGACCGGAGGATCAAACGGTTCAACAGTAGGTGCTATAAAACTTGTAAGAATGATTACTTATTTTAAAGGAATATATCGCCAGGTCAGAGAAATCCTATCTCCCGAAGGCAGGGTCGTTCCTGTAAAATTACAGGGGCGTAAAATTCCTGAAAAGGCAATATCACAAGCGGGAAATTATATCACACTCTATTTGATGTTCATACTGTTTACATGGGCACTCTTTTGTTTATTCGGATATGATCCATTTAAAAGTCTGTTTGCGGCAATGACACTGCAGGGTAACAACGGTTTGGAACTTGGAATAATAAACAACACACTAAACCCTATATTGAAAGTTGTCAGCATATTTGACATGTGGACAGGAAGGATAGAAATATATCCTGTACTTATTACAATGAGAGCAGTTTTTGAAATTTTTAAAAGATAGATTTATATTTATATTAAAATAAATATTGATTATTAATTGTTAATGAGGCGATTAGATGTATGCGATTATTATGGGAGGCGGCCGTGTAGGACTTGCACTTGCCAATATATTAATTGACAGCGGAGCAGACATTACTTTAGTTGAAAGTGATGAAGCATTATGTAATGATGTTGCATCAGACTTGGATGCTCTCGTTATTCATGGAAACGGAACAAATTCAAAATTATTGGAAGAACTTGACATTGAAGATGCCGATTATTTCATAGCAACAACTGGGAACGATGAAGCTAATTTGCTTTCATGCATATTGGTTAGAAAATTTGATGTGCCTCACATTATTGCCCGTGTAAGTAACCCTGATCACGAGGAGGCATTTAAGGAAGTAGGAATCGACAAGGTAATCAGCCCAGAGATAAGTGCTGCAAGAGAATTGGCTCAGTATGTAATGAATCCTAATGTATCCACATTGACAACATTGGGTGAAGGTGACGCTGAAATTAAAGAGATGACAATAACAAACGATAAGATTATCGGAAAACGATTTAAAGAAGTGTCTCCAACAAAAGATTACATTATAATTGCTACTTATCAGAATGGAAAATTTGTTATCCCTCAGCCTGACAACATTATTTCACGGGGAGAAAAAATTTCCATCGTAGTCAGAAGAGGAACCTTTAAGAAAGTTTCCAAAAAATTAGAATAAAAAAAATTATAAAAAGGAATAAGACAATTTCAAATGGTCTTTTCCATTATTTTCTACTATTGGACCATGGCCAGGGTAGATATTTTTAACATCCAATTTCAATAATTTTTCCACACTATTTTTCATATCAGTGTAATCGCCGCCAATATCCATTCTGCCAACACCCCCACCGGCGAAAATGGTATCTCCGCTAATTAAGTTTTCACCATCCCACAGACAGATTCCTCCACTGGTATGGCCAGGAGTATGGATAACTTTAAAACCCGATACTTCATCACCTTCCTCAAGTTCAATATCGACTCTGGAATTTCCTTCATCCCCAAAGGCAGACATGGAAGTTCCCAAAGTATCCTTGTTTCTCATTGAAACGGCATCCAATCTGTGAACTGCAATTTTGGCATTCGGGAAAAAATGATTTCCTCCGATATGGTCAAAATGACAATGAGTATTAACAATAATTTCGATATCTTCAGGCTCAACACCATTTTCACGAAGTTTTGAAAACAAGTAATCCTTATTAAGGCCTGCACCGGTATCAACCAAAGTATTTTTATCAATCAAGTAACAATTTGAATCATAATTATATCCTATAATAAAAACAATATCTGACATGAAAGATAATATAATTTAAAATGTTATAAAAGTTTTGAAAAAAAGTTTAATATAAAAATGGGGTCACAGGGATTTGAACCCCGATCCTGGGATTTCTCTTGCCTCAGTACTCCAATTGTTCATCACAACGGATACTGTTCAGTTACGCGTATATTTCTTCAAAGACAACTGGAGTCCCAGATGATGCCAGGTTACACCATAACCCCACATATAACATATTTAATGATATATAAAGATTACCATTTATTCGAATTTCATCTGTTTATCAATACCTGCTATTTCATCAATTTCCAAACCTTTTTCCAAGGCATAATCCTTTTCAACTTTATAATTTCCATTTTTAGTACGTGGAGTCCTGCTAGGCTCCAAAAAAAGCCATTTGGTATATTTAAAACGAACTCCAATATAAGGCTTTGCCCCAAATATTTTTGAAAAATCACATAATGCTGAAATTTGAGCCTCTTCAATATAGACCTTATCTTTTGTAGTTGTTTTTACTTCAATAGCCAGATAAATCTTACCATTTCCAGCTACAACATCAGGAAGCGGATTTTTGGTAGCTCCCCCAGATGCAGGAGCTCTCATAGCTGCAAAATTCCTATCCCATAATTTATGTACTAAATCCCTTTCTTCAGCCGAACCTTTTTTAGCCATGTTAACACTCAAAATTTTATATAATACAATACTATTTTAAAAAACAATATATAAAAAAGATGCGAGAGCATTTGATAAGTAATATTAAAAAAAGATATATAATGGGGCCGGGGCCGAGATTCGAACCCGAGTCCCGGGATCCACAGTCCCGGAGGATGACCACCTACCCTACCCCGGCATAGATAAAACATATACAAAAAATTGTTAAAATGCGGGAGCAGGGATTTGAACCCTGGTAGACCTGCGTCAACAGGTCCTAAGCCTGTCCCCTTTGGCCTCTCGGGCACCCCCGCTTAATAATAAAAAAAACAAAGGATACATAGAAACCATAAAAAATCTTAACAAATTTTTAAATGCTCCGGCCGGGATTTGAACCCGAGTCTTCGGCTCGAAAGGCCGAAATGATTGGCCGGACTACACCACCGGAGCATACGAACACAAATAAATTTTAATTAACATGGGCCCAATGGGCTTCGAACCCATGACCTTCCGGTTATGAGCCGGACGCTCTACCTGGCTAAGCTATGGGCCCAGAAAAGCGCCATCGACAGGGCTCGAACCTGTGACCAATCGGTTAACAGCCGAACGCTCTACCTACTGAGCTACGATGGCATATGACACCCATCTAACTTAACCAAATAAAACCCATGTTTAAAAATCAAAAGACTTTAAACAGTAATTATGATTATGATTTTAATAGTATATAAAGGTTTTGGTATTTCATGATTTTAACTAAAAATCAAACAAACCTATAAATTAAATTATATAAACTAATATATAAATTTTTAGGCATTGTAAAAATCATTATTTTAATTGAATTTGATTTAATCAATAACCAAATTCCATTAAATTTAAAACTAAAAATTGAAACCAATGTAATTTTAAAAAAAATATAACTATTACCCCAATAACCCATTAAAAACATATTTATAATAGATTTAATATAATATTTAAAAAAAAGAAATATGAAAACACCATTTAAATAATATTTTATATATTACCTATCTCCCACCAAAAATCATCAGCATTGGAGATAATTAAATGAAATTAAACCTCGACAAACTTCGAAAAGAAGCAATTGAATTTTGTAAACATGAAAGTGAAATTAAACATGACAAGTTAATTGGAATTAATGATGGTAAAAGTGTTGGAACTTATATTGAACATAAATTTGATGAATATCTCAAAAATAAATATGAAGTTACAATCGGATCAAGCGGAAAAGGAATTGATTTACCCGATGCCAATATTAATACAGACATCAAAGTAACTTCTATAAAAAAACCCCAAAATTCATCACCCTTTAAAAATATCGAACAAAAAATTTATGGTTTAGGACATAATCTACTTATATTTGTTTATGAAAAAATTGACGCAAATAATACATGTTATATTGATTTTAAACATTGTATATTTATTGAATCTGAAAAAAGTGGAGATTATAACTTAACTAAAAAAATACGAGAATTAATTAATAATAATGCAAAAGAAAAAGAAATTTTAGAATTTTTAAAGAATTCAAATATTCCGTATGATAATGAATCATTGAAAAATCTTGCAAGAAAGATCTTAACAAATCCTCCTAAACAAGGCTATTTAACAATTTCTAATGCATTTCAATGGAGATTGAAATATAATAATGTTCTAAATTTAGAACAAGACCCAGAGGGTATTTACACTTATGATGAATATGGTGGAAATGAATTAGAAGATTTTCAAACTCCTTTATTTTTAACAGAACAAATTTGTGAATATCTAAAAAATGATTTAAAAATATCTCCCAACATCATTATTGAACCCTCATGTGGAATTGGTAATTTTTTAAAAACCGCATCAAAAATATTCCCACACACAAAATTATATGGAATTGAAAATGACAAAAATAAGTTAGATAAAATTGATAAAAAAATCTCAAATCTTAAATTGATTAATGAAGACATATTTACATTTAAATGCAATAATATCAATGAAAATAAATCTTACTTAATTATCGGAAATCTCACACACTATTCAAAAAATAATTTATTGAATATTACTTCATTGAACATCCCCAAATATGCCTCTGATTTAAGAAAAAATAATTCAAAAAGATTTAATGCAAATAAGTTTTATAGTCAAGAACAGATTTTCTTAAAAATAATAGATGACTTTAAAAATACACCCTCAACAATTGCATTTTTATGCCATATAACCACCTCAAGAAATATTTTTATACATTTAATTAGAAACAAAATTCCTTTCAGTTTTACCAAACAATTGAATATTGATTCAGATATTTTTAAAAGAAATTCTGATATCTGTTTATTTGTCATCCAATTTGAAAAACCAATAACAAACAATAAAACATGTGAAGTTTCTGAAATTTCTAATCCTTCTAAAAAATCATATAGATTTGGTTTTATATCTGATAAATTTTATTCAAATATAGACAAAGTTCCAAAAATTGATGGAAAATGCCCCATAGAATGGAAACAAGGAATAAAACATGATTGTGCTAAAATTATGGAGTTAAAATGTGAAAATAATCAATTAACAAATAAAAATAATGAAAAAATTAATATAGAAAATACACTTATTTATCCATTACTAAAGAGTGGAGACCTTAAAAAACCTATAATAAATAAGACCTCAAAATACATTATTATCACCCAACAACGAATAAAACAAGACACAGAATATATTAAAATTAAAGCACCTAAGACATGGCAATACTTAAACGACAATACAAGATATTTCGATAAAAGAAAAAGTGCAATTTATAAAAATAGCCCTAAATTTAGCATATTTGGTGTAGACGATTATTCTTTTAAAAGATATAAAGTCGCAACCCCTGGTTTTACTAAAAACCCCATATTTACGCTTATTTACAGTGAAAAAGCAATGATGTTAGATGATGCTTCTTATTTTTTACCTTTTGACAATTATGATGAAGCATACATCACCATGTTAATTTTAAATAGCCAAATAGTGAAAGAATTCCTAAAAAATATTGCATTCCTTGATTCAAAAAGACCATATTCTAAAAAAATATTAAAACGCATTGACATTAGCAAATGCCTAAAAATATTAATATTTGATGATTTGAAAAAAATTGAAGAAGAATTGGAGTTGAATAACTATTTAACAAATGAAAAATTCACTAAATATAAAAATAAATATGAAAATATGAATAACTCCACCAATCATTAAAATAGAGTCATTAAAAATAAAATCAGTATATAAACTTTAAAAGACATATATACAAATATGGATTCCAACATATTTGACTTGATAAAAAATGCCAATGAAACTACTTTAAAAAATCATGGAAATCTAATAACACTTGAAAGAGCAGTGTTTTTATCCTGGTGGTGTGATAAAGGAGATTGTGCTTTTTGCTACATGTCAACACAAAAGGATAAAATAAAAGATCCAAAAAAAGCCAGAAGAAACGTCAACAATATCTATGCAGAAGCTGAAATGTGCAGCCGTCTTGATTGGAACATTGAATTTTTATCCGGAGGATACGAATCATTCACTACAAGTGAAATTAAAGAGATTGCCACTACAATAAAAAATATTACTGGCGACGGAGTCTGGTTAAATACCGGAATTACTGATGAACTTGATGAATACGGATCCGAAATAAAAGGAATTACCGGTGCAGTTGAAGTAGCCAATCCGACAATACACGAAAAAGTCTGCCCTTCAAAAAAACTGGAAGACATAAGCAATATGCTGGATGTTGCCGGAGATTTAGGTTTTAAAAAAGCAATAACAATAATATTGGGGCTTGGAGAAACATTGGATGATGTCCAATACATCATTGACTATATTAAAGACCACAACATAGACCGAGTGATATTTTACTCATTGAATCCTCACAAAGAAACAGTCTATGCCAATTCCTCACAGCCTGCATCACTTTATTATGCTCAGGTCGTAGCTCAAATCAGACTGGCATTTCCTGATATTGAAATAATCTGCGGAACATGGATTGATAACCTGGCAAACATTGGAATTTTAATTTTAAGCGGCGCTAACGGAATCACAAAATTTCCTCTTTTTAAAATGTTTGCAACAAAATATGGAAAAAGAGTTGAAGAAGAGGTCAAATGGGCCGGAAGAGAACTTAAGGGAACATTTACAAATAAAGATATGTTAGGCCCTCAAAAAAGTGAAGTTTCACCGGAACTGGATAAATTCATCAAAAGATATGTGAAAGAATCCTTAAAAAATAAATATTAAGTTTATAAAATAATTTATCTAATCAAATTAACATCTGTGAAAAAATGTTATTCTACATACTAAAAGAAAAAGGAAATCTGAAAAAAGCATATAAAATGTATAAAGCTTCAAGAAAAATAAAACAGCAGGATCTGTTCAATCCGGATTTTTATTTGAAAAAATATCCCAATGTCAAAGAAGGCAGAATCAGTCCTCTGCATCATTATCTCTACCACGGATACAAGGAAGGAAAACAGCCTGGAAAACTATTTGACAACAACTACTATTTAAAACAGAACCCTGATGTTGAACAGTCCGGAGAAAACCCTCTCGTCCACTACGTTTTATATGGAAAAAAGGAAGGCAGACACCCTCTTAAAACTGCAAATGACAAAGATGTTAAAAAATTAGAGAAAAAAATAGAAAAATATCATAAAGAACTTAAAAACTCTAAAAAAGAGCTTAATAGAGCTAAAAGACAAATTGAGCACCTGCAGAAAAAATCATCCAACAATTTTTCAATTTTGGAAGCATACAATAAACTGTTTAACGATTTATATATTTTTCATGAAACAACTCCAAAAGGCACTTTAAAGGACATTCAGGAATTATGTATTGAACTTCTCCTGTTTTTTGATATGATATGCGAAAAGTATGATATCAAATACTGGCTGGACTACGGTACACTTCTTGGACCTGTCCGCCATGGAGGTTTCCTTCCATGGGATGACGATATAGATTTGGGAATGCTTAAAAATGATTTCGAGAGATTTGTAGAAGTCATGACAAAAGAAATCAAAGCAAACAACCTGGAAGACCGCATAATAATACGTGAAAAAAAGAAATATGACGAGACCGTAACCGGATTTATTCAGGTCATTTATAAGGGATCTCTCAAAAATGACCATATGCTTGCATGTCTTGACATTCTGCCATACGAACATTTGGAAAACAGGGAAAACCTGCCTAAAGAGGAACTGAAAAATAAAATATCCGATCTGATTGAAGTGACAAAAGAAGAATTTTTAGAAAAGGAACTATTCAAAAAATCCCCAATTGAAGCAAATGAAAAACTTAATGAAATTGTTGGAATAGTTCCCCATGAATCCGATTACATCATACCTTCTGCAGTTAATCTAAGGCCAAACCGAATCAGAATTTACAAGCATGAAGAAATGTTTCCTCTTCAAAGAATCCAATTTGAAAATCACAAGTTTTTAGCTGCAAACAAAGAAAAAGAATACCTTAAGATGACATACGGAGAGGAGTTCATGAAAATGCCTAAAAAAATTAAGATACACGGCAGAATGCCTGCTCTTATTAACACCTATGAAGGCGATTTGCATAAGCTATTCGTAGAAGAACTTGAAATAATGAGCAAAACAAATGAAAATTTCGAATAGTTAAGAGCCAACCTTCACCATAATGAAATTAAATTTTTTAAAAATATTTATATCATAACTAAAAAAAGTAAATTTTTGATAATATTTATAAGGTTATATAAACTAATATTATAATAATATAAAAAATTAGCTTATACTGGAGGAATTACTATTAGTGACGATGTCGATATGATGTGTGGACTTGAAATCCACGTACAACTAGAAACTGAATCAAAATTATTTTGTGACTGTCCAACAAATTATCAGGAGGCACCTATTAATACAAACATCTGTCCTGTTTGTTTAAACCAGCCTGGTGCAAAACCTCACCCAACTAACGAAAAAGCATTGGAAAATGCATTGATGATAGCTTTAATGTTAAACTGTGAAATAGACCAGAATGTTACTTATTTTATGAGAAAACACTATGACTATCCTGATTTGCCGTCAGGTTATCAGAGAACCTCAGTACCTATTGGAATTAACGGGGAACTGAACGGAATTAGAATCAGGGAAATTCACGTTGAAGAAGACCCTGGTCAATTCAAACCTGACAGAGGTACTGTTAATTTCAATCGTTCAGGAATTCCATTGGTCGAAATTGTTACCGAACCGGATATAAAATCCCCTGAAGAAGCAAGAAGCTTTTTAAATGAATTGATTCGTGTCCTGCAATA carries:
- a CDS encoding TrkH family potassium uptake protein, giving the protein MRYITKTDLLIVAKNSGYLMIGIGAMCLVPLIFDLVYFEFDILSFVIPCVISVLLGYGLLKYLEDKTKKSIQLKHGMMISSFAWLWASIIGGLVYMLATHMPPLDAVFESMSALSGTGITMFNDVEILPHSILFFRALEQWVGGLGVVVMVISVLTKPGSVSSKLYYSEARDERIKPSVKATLEKTIEIYSIYTLAGIILYILAGMPVFDSICNSFHIISTGGMGIKNANMGYYHNDLIYLISIVLMILGATSFLVHYKVIKTRGKSLVNDLQFKIIISVIAVVTVILYFVSNIVPIELLFTVVSAMTTTGASVASSTTMAGWPSFVIICLMCLMLTGGSNGSTVGAIKLVRMITYFKGIYRQVREILSPEGRVVPVKLQGRKIPEKAISQAGNYITLYLMFILFTWALFCLFGYDPFKSLFAAMTLQGNNGLELGIINNTLNPILKVVSIFDMWTGRIEIYPVLITMRAVFEIFKR
- a CDS encoding radical SAM protein encodes the protein MDSNIFDLIKNANETTLKNHGNLITLERAVFLSWWCDKGDCAFCYMSTQKDKIKDPKKARRNVNNIYAEAEMCSRLDWNIEFLSGGYESFTTSEIKEIATTIKNITGDGVWLNTGITDELDEYGSEIKGITGAVEVANPTIHEKVCPSKKLEDISNMLDVAGDLGFKKAITIILGLGETLDDVQYIIDYIKDHNIDRVIFYSLNPHKETVYANSSQPASLYYAQVVAQIRLAFPDIEIICGTWIDNLANIGILILSGANGITKFPLFKMFATKYGKRVEEEVKWAGRELKGTFTNKDMLGPQKSEVSPELDKFIKRYVKESLKNKY
- a CDS encoding MBL fold metallo-hydrolase yields the protein MSDIVFIIGYNYDSNCYLIDKNTLVDTGAGLNKDYLFSKLRENGVEPEDIEIIVNTHCHFDHIGGNHFFPNAKIAVHRLDAVSMRNKDTLGTSMSAFGDEGNSRVDIELEEGDEVSGFKVIHTPGHTSGGICLWDGENLISGDTIFAGGGVGRMDIGGDYTDMKNSVEKLLKLDVKNIYPGHGPIVENNGKDHLKLSYSFL
- the hjc gene encoding Holliday junction resolvase Hjc, which codes for MAKKGSAEERDLVHKLWDRNFAAMRAPASGGATKNPLPDVVAGNGKIYLAIEVKTTTKDKVYIEEAQISALCDFSKIFGAKPYIGVRFKYTKWLFLEPSRTPRTKNGNYKVEKDYALEKGLEIDEIAGIDKQMKFE
- the fhcD gene encoding formylmethanofuran--tetrahydromethanopterin N-formyltransferase, encoding MEINGVEIKNTYAEGFGIKVTRILVTAATQELAKIAATEATGYGTSVIGCPAEAGIDCFVPAEETPDGRPGYAIMICHASKKALDNELMERIGMCVLTAPTAAAFNLLESEDVLKTGNKLKFFGDGFESDLEIDGRTIHSIPIMSGDFLVETAFGFKEGVAGGNFFILAKDQMTGVKAAQLAAAAIQNVPGTVTPFPGGMVASGSKVGSNKYAFLPASTNEKMCVTLKDKVDSDIREDADGVFEIVIDGVDEETVKAAMKAGIQAACAVDGVLEISAGNFDGKLGSAIMNLHDLF
- a CDS encoding UPF0104 family protein → MDKKTVFFMGVSILILIVMLWLVGIDKVIDALKVAKTEYIIIAIAMQVFTYFLYTLRWKILNNLVDINTGIKKLIPMVLVGLAVNNITPSGRGGGEPVRAYILAREEDYPMEETFATVVADRALDTFPFVVLAVLTIIGMTISFDFDAWLLILMIIAVIAIVAVLIILIYMCVNPGFGKRVDGWIIGLVRRFYKKNSEDLENKIHSAISGFQDTMKLVISDKKSLYYAMPLSFVIWIFEILRVYFVFLAFGASVSPVVIGEVFILACLAGMIPLLPGGLGAVDGIMIAFYSAAGITASISAAATIIERLISFWMTTILGMVILPYYGSSVLDNISFGSSDEQIEESLKEELEND
- a CDS encoding phosphorylcholine transferase LicD, which gives rise to MLFYILKEKGNLKKAYKMYKASRKIKQQDLFNPDFYLKKYPNVKEGRISPLHHYLYHGYKEGKQPGKLFDNNYYLKQNPDVEQSGENPLVHYVLYGKKEGRHPLKTANDKDVKKLEKKIEKYHKELKNSKKELNRAKRQIEHLQKKSSNNFSILEAYNKLFNDLYIFHETTPKGTLKDIQELCIELLLFFDMICEKYDIKYWLDYGTLLGPVRHGGFLPWDDDIDLGMLKNDFERFVEVMTKEIKANNLEDRIIIREKKKYDETVTGFIQVIYKGSLKNDHMLACLDILPYEHLENRENLPKEELKNKISDLIEVTKEEFLEKELFKKSPIEANEKLNEIVGIVPHESDYIIPSAVNLRPNRIRIYKHEEMFPLQRIQFENHKFLAANKEKEYLKMTYGEEFMKMPKKIKIHGRMPALINTYEGDLHKLFVEELEIMSKTNENFE
- a CDS encoding TrkA family potassium uptake protein, which encodes MYAIIMGGGRVGLALANILIDSGADITLVESDEALCNDVASDLDALVIHGNGTNSKLLEELDIEDADYFIATTGNDEANLLSCILVRKFDVPHIIARVSNPDHEEAFKEVGIDKVISPEISAARELAQYVMNPNVSTLTTLGEGDAEIKEMTITNDKIIGKRFKEVSPTKDYIIIATYQNGKFVIPQPDNIISRGEKISIVVRRGTFKKVSKKLE